A part of Planococcus sp. MB-3u-03 genomic DNA contains:
- the opp4C gene encoding oligopeptide ABC transporter permease, whose amino-acid sequence MASSTTITQQKKPERSLSPWQIARRKFVRNKLAMISSFFILLVTLMSLSAPFLAPVLSPLPDISKVNIGAMNIEPNGEHLLGTDKSGRDVLTRLFYGGRISLLVGFSATLIVITLGTVVGALAGFFGGFIDSILMRFTDFVLNFPFLVFVIVLNTILYGIVDGLWVLIMVIGALSWGGVARLVRSKVLAEKENEYILAALSIGCSPFKVITKHLLPNVISTIIVQGTLIFATMIVIESALSYLGFGVPQATPSWGNMLSSANEPDVLQGKPWIWMPPAIIITLTILSINFIGEGLKDALNPKSLR is encoded by the coding sequence ATGGCATCATCAACTACCATTACCCAACAAAAGAAGCCGGAAAGAAGCTTATCTCCTTGGCAGATTGCCAGAAGAAAGTTCGTGCGCAACAAATTGGCGATGATCAGTTCCTTTTTCATTTTGCTGGTCACTTTAATGTCACTCTCGGCACCGTTCCTCGCACCCGTATTGTCACCGCTGCCGGATATTTCAAAAGTGAATATCGGGGCGATGAATATCGAACCGAACGGCGAACATCTTCTCGGCACGGATAAAAGCGGTCGCGATGTCTTGACGCGTTTGTTCTACGGGGGTCGGATTTCGCTATTGGTCGGCTTTAGCGCAACGCTCATCGTCATCACTTTAGGAACAGTGGTCGGGGCACTTGCTGGATTTTTCGGCGGCTTTATCGATAGCATCCTGATGCGCTTCACGGATTTCGTGCTGAATTTCCCATTCCTTGTATTCGTCATCGTCTTAAACACGATCCTTTATGGCATCGTGGATGGATTGTGGGTCTTGATCATGGTCATCGGGGCGCTCAGCTGGGGCGGTGTCGCTCGCTTAGTGCGCAGCAAAGTGTTGGCGGAAAAAGAGAATGAGTATATCCTGGCCGCTTTATCGATCGGCTGTTCTCCGTTTAAAGTCATTACGAAACACCTATTGCCGAACGTCATCTCAACCATCATCGTTCAAGGGACCTTGATTTTTGCAACGATGATCGTCATCGAATCAGCACTTAGCTATTTAGGCTTTGGCGTCCCGCAAGCGACACCGAGCTGGGGCAATATGCTGTCATCCGCCAATGAGCCGGATGTCCTGCAAGGCAAACCGTGGATCTGGATGCCTCCAGCCATCATCATTACCTTGACGATCCTGTCAATTAACTTCATCGGTGAAGGGCTGAAGGATGCATTGAACCCGAAGTCATTGCGCTAA
- the opp4B gene encoding oligopeptide ABC transporter permease, with protein MLKYSIRRLLGMIPMLILISIVVFSLAKLMPGDSLSGEIDPLNTSPEYIAEMREKLGYNDPLPVQYFNWITGFVQGDFGKSTRFQIPVFDLIMEKVPNTLLLGVTALVITYIMAFIMGMYSGRRPYTLGDNAIAGFNYVMLAIPSFVAAVFAIYIFAFQLNWFPFAGSVDILVEEGSFEYYISRMHHVLLPAIVLGAMSTASYTQFLRNDIIENSRKDFVRTARAKGTPMKKIYNVHILRNSIIPLVTFLGFDFAALIGGAIITETIFTYPGIGQLFLESVTSRDYPTLMALTMLLSFLTLFGNLLADILYGVVDPRIRLD; from the coding sequence ATGCTTAAATATTCGATTAGACGGTTGCTTGGAATGATTCCGATGCTGATTTTGATTTCCATCGTGGTCTTCAGCCTCGCCAAACTGATGCCGGGCGATTCACTCAGCGGGGAAATCGACCCGCTTAACACCAGTCCGGAATACATAGCAGAAATGCGTGAGAAGCTCGGCTATAATGACCCTTTGCCAGTCCAGTATTTTAATTGGATCACTGGATTCGTCCAAGGGGATTTCGGTAAATCCACACGCTTTCAAATTCCGGTATTCGATTTGATCATGGAAAAAGTGCCAAATACTTTATTATTGGGCGTGACAGCTCTTGTCATCACCTATATCATGGCGTTTATTATGGGGATGTATTCAGGCAGGCGCCCTTATACTTTAGGTGATAATGCCATTGCAGGATTCAATTATGTCATGCTGGCAATTCCATCTTTTGTCGCTGCCGTATTTGCGATTTATATTTTTGCATTCCAGTTGAACTGGTTCCCGTTTGCAGGGTCCGTGGATATTTTGGTGGAAGAAGGCAGCTTTGAGTATTATATTAGCCGCATGCACCACGTATTGCTGCCGGCGATTGTCCTGGGGGCGATGAGCACGGCGAGCTATACACAGTTTTTGCGCAACGACATCATCGAGAACTCCCGCAAGGATTTTGTCCGGACAGCGCGCGCAAAAGGCACACCAATGAAAAAAATCTATAATGTCCATATCCTGCGCAATTCGATCATTCCCTTGGTCACATTCCTTGGATTTGATTTTGCCGCGTTAATCGGGGGAGCCATCATTACAGAAACGATTTTCACTTATCCGGGAATCGGCCAGCTGTTTTTGGAATCTGTGACGAGCCGTGATTATCCGACATTGATGGCCTTGACTATGCTTTTGTCGTTCCTTACATTATTTGGTAATTTATTGGCAGATATTCTATACGGCGTCGTGGACCCACGAATTCGCCTGGATTGA
- the opp4A gene encoding oligopeptide ABC transporter substrate-binding protein produces MKKKSLLWLFALVLIVSAFLAACGGGSDDASESGSEGEGSEGAADGEPQKGGTLVYGLDAPPEGLYSSAFYGIATDFEVIELFDEALISYNENLEPEPNVASWETEDNKVFNFTFEEGVKWHNGEELTVNDWVFALETIADPDYDGPRYANVQTIEGAEAYRSGDADSISGIEVVSDYEINITFDEARVNNLTNLWAYPLPESVLGDVPVAEMSASEWVRSTPIGIGPFKVDKIVPGESVEFSKFDEYWNGDVNLDKIVLRVIDNSSVVGALQNNDIDMISLQPVSGPEVEPLENVEIVTYPGLTYYYVGFKLGKFDNESQTITEELPKYQSKELRQAMMYALNRQEWVDAFFFGYADVVNKPVPSAHWNSADDSELTQYEYDPEKSKQMLDEAGYVDTNDDGFREDPNGDEFVVKFSHYATGNPTFESRAQAIAQYFEAVGLRSEVEMVEVNLYYDMVEKDDASIETFFGGWGTGTDPDPSGLWKADQLWNYTRYNNPEADQLLDDALDIEIVGTDQEKRKELYVEWQKIVNEDLPMLYIAELEEIKALNTRVGGVEYDVSGQNSPAEWFVTE; encoded by the coding sequence ATGAAGAAAAAATCCTTGCTCTGGCTCTTCGCGCTCGTACTCATTGTTTCCGCATTCCTAGCGGCGTGCGGCGGAGGCAGCGATGATGCCAGTGAGTCAGGCTCAGAAGGCGAAGGTTCTGAAGGTGCAGCAGACGGCGAACCACAAAAAGGCGGAACGCTCGTATACGGCCTTGACGCTCCACCGGAAGGTTTATATTCTTCCGCATTTTACGGCATTGCCACTGATTTTGAAGTCATCGAACTATTTGATGAAGCATTGATCAGCTATAACGAAAACTTGGAGCCTGAACCGAACGTCGCTTCTTGGGAGACCGAGGATAATAAAGTCTTCAACTTCACATTCGAAGAAGGCGTGAAATGGCATAACGGCGAAGAGTTGACTGTCAACGACTGGGTATTTGCGCTTGAAACGATCGCAGATCCTGATTATGACGGCCCCCGCTACGCAAACGTGCAAACAATTGAAGGCGCTGAAGCATACCGCAGCGGCGACGCCGATTCCATTTCTGGGATCGAAGTGGTCAGTGATTATGAAATCAACATCACTTTCGACGAAGCACGCGTCAACAACCTAACCAACCTATGGGCATATCCGCTGCCTGAGTCTGTTCTTGGCGATGTACCGGTTGCCGAAATGTCAGCATCTGAATGGGTACGTTCGACTCCAATCGGAATCGGGCCATTCAAAGTAGACAAAATCGTTCCTGGCGAGTCGGTCGAATTCTCGAAATTCGATGAGTACTGGAACGGCGATGTCAACTTGGATAAAATCGTTCTACGCGTTATCGATAACTCTTCAGTTGTCGGCGCATTGCAGAACAACGATATCGACATGATCTCCCTTCAGCCGGTATCCGGGCCTGAAGTAGAACCTCTAGAAAATGTTGAAATCGTTACTTACCCTGGATTGACTTATTATTATGTAGGATTCAAGCTCGGTAAATTCGATAACGAATCCCAAACAATCACAGAAGAACTGCCGAAATACCAAAGCAAAGAGCTTCGCCAGGCGATGATGTATGCGTTGAACCGCCAGGAATGGGTGGATGCATTCTTCTTCGGCTATGCTGATGTTGTCAATAAGCCAGTACCGTCTGCCCACTGGAATTCAGCAGATGACAGCGAATTGACTCAATATGAATACGATCCTGAAAAATCGAAGCAAATGTTGGATGAAGCAGGATACGTCGATACGAACGATGACGGATTCCGCGAAGATCCAAATGGCGACGAGTTTGTCGTGAAATTCTCGCATTATGCAACAGGCAACCCGACTTTCGAATCCCGTGCACAAGCAATCGCCCAGTATTTCGAAGCAGTCGGACTGCGTTCTGAAGTGGAAATGGTCGAAGTAAACCTTTACTACGATATGGTCGAAAAAGATGATGCTTCCATTGAAACATTCTTCGGCGGCTGGGGTACGGGAACTGACCCGGATCCATCTGGACTATGGAAAGCAGACCAGCTTTGGAACTACACACGCTACAACAATCCTGAAGCAGATCAATTGCTAGACGACGCACTTGATATCGAAATCGTCGGCACTGACCAGGAAAAACGCAAAGAATTGTATGTAGAATGGCAGAAGATCGTCAACGAAGACCTCCCGATGCTTTACATCGCGGAACTAGAAGAAATTAAGGCATTGAACACGCGTGTCGGCGGAGTTGAATATGACGTATCCGGTCAAAACAGCCCTGCTGAATGGTTCGTAACAGAATAA